A genomic stretch from Anas platyrhynchos isolate ZD024472 breed Pekin duck chromosome 25, IASCAAS_PekinDuck_T2T, whole genome shotgun sequence includes:
- the RNF26 gene encoding E3 ubiquitin-protein ligase RNF26 produces MALLLLLRGLRLALDVLLLLLDLNFFLVSSLLAALLWLLNLITSLPSACWHGLMWAAGGALQVVLGALRGCWAAMEGTKALGQLLVLRGKEALRQSLAGLLGSGQAAWRQACDGVAIAGSLLAYLLNSALNVGLLGAQSLGALLPALWDAALSPALRLAELLAACLAHVSSSAVALSILLWAPCRVAFETLASLAELLIGVFFVNVYGLGLLLVLIGVGVVAVNPGVLWVLVGHFRVLPACRRLQREAWRLWQLAVLALGMALTSQAWRRMVEWSLQVTDWSRGGRTRNRDSERRGAVPPPGRLVLAVAGQEEQPDTQRGPQARPALGRSSAAGQRLHNPREEPGTSRGKAPRREQLNVAAGDGMPDDDPWVLLKEQEERKKCVICQDQTKTVLLLPCRHLCLCQECTEVLLQQAVYQRNCPLCRQMILQTLNVYL; encoded by the coding sequence atggcgctgctgctgctgctgcgcggCCTGCGCCTGGCCCTggacgtgctgctgctgctgctcgacCTCAACTTCTTCCTCGTCTCCTCGCTGCTCGCCGCGCTGCTGTGGCTACTGAATCTAATCACCAGCttgccctcagcctgctggcacgGGCTGATGTGGGCAGCGGGCGGCGCGCTCCAAGTGGTTTTAGGGGCGCTGAggggctgctgggcagccaTGGAGGGGACGAAGGCtttggggcagctgctggtgctgagggGCAAGGAGGCGCTGAGGCAGAGCCTGGCGGGGCTGCTGGGCTCGGGGCAGGCGGCGTGGAGGCAGGCGTGCGACGGGGTGGCCATCGCGGGCAGCTTGTTGGCTTATCTCCTCAACAGCGCGCTCAACGTGGGGCTGCTGGGCGCACAGAGCCTCGGCGCCCTCCTGCCCGCCCTGTGGGACGCGGCGCTCAGCCCCGCGCTGCGCCTCGCCGAGCTGCTGGCCGCCTGCCTGGCACACGTCTCCAGCAGCGCCGTCGCCCTCTCCATCCTCCTGTGGGCTCCATGCCGTGTAGCCTTTGAGACGTTGGCTTCCCTCGCCGAGCTGCTCATCGGGGTGTTTTTCGTCAATGTGTACGggttggggctgctgctggttcTTATCGGCGTTGGGGTTGTTGCTGTGAACCCCGGGGTGCTGTGGGTGTTGGTGGGACACTTTCGGGTGCTGCCCGCCTGCCGCCGCCTGCAGCGGGAGGCCTGGAGGCTGTGGCAGCTGGCGGTGCTGGCGCTGGGCATGGCCCTCACCTCGCAGGCTTGGCGCAGGATGGTGGAGTGGAGCCTGCAGGTCACCGACTGGAGCCGAGGAGGGAGAACCAGGAACCGGGACAGCGAGCGGCGAGGAGCCGTGCCCCCACCGGGGAGATTGGTGCTGGCTGTggcggggcaggaggagcagccggACACACAGCGGGGCCCGCAGGCACGGCCGGCGCTGGGGAGAAGCTCTGCGGCAGGACAGCGGCTGCACAACCCCAGGGAAGAGCCCGGCACCTCCCGGGGGAAAGCTCCGAGGAGAGAGCAGCTGAACGTGGCAGCTGGGGACGGGATGCCGGATGACgacccctgggtgctgctgaaAGAGCAAGAGGAACGGAAGAAATGCGTCATCTGTCAGGACCAGACAAAGAcggtgctgctcctgccctgcaggcaCCTGTGCCTGTGCCAGGAGTGCACAGAagtcctcctgcagcaggccGTCTACCAGCGCAACTGCCCGCTGTGCCGCCAGATGATCCTCCAGACACTCAACGTCTACTTGTGA